In one Agathobacter rectalis ATCC 33656 genomic region, the following are encoded:
- a CDS encoding NUDIX domain-containing protein, with translation MIDEMKRQKRELVYKGSILDIYKDTMQFANGKTEEWDFVSHRKGAAAVLPVLDDGRIIMVRQYRNALERETIEIPAGCRDFVGEDTRLCAERELKEETGYSSDDISFLLSLRTTVAFCDEEVDVYLAKNLKKGEQHLDDAESIDVEIYTLKELCDMIYAGKIQDSKTVSAVLAYSNMIK, from the coding sequence ATGATTGATGAAATGAAACGGCAAAAAAGAGAGCTTGTATATAAGGGCTCAATACTCGATATATACAAGGATACAATGCAGTTTGCAAACGGTAAGACTGAGGAATGGGATTTTGTTTCACACAGAAAGGGCGCTGCGGCAGTGCTTCCGGTGCTTGATGACGGCAGGATAATCATGGTGCGTCAGTATAGAAATGCTCTCGAGAGGGAGACAATAGAGATTCCGGCCGGCTGCAGAGACTTTGTGGGAGAAGATACCAGACTGTGTGCAGAAAGGGAGCTTAAGGAGGAGACGGGCTACAGCTCTGATGATATCTCGTTTTTACTTTCACTTCGCACAACAGTTGCCTTTTGCGACGAAGAAGTAGATGTCTATCTTGCTAAAAACCTGAAAAAGGGCGAGCAGCATCTGGATGATGCCGAGTCAATCGATGTAGAAATATACACTCTAAAGGAGCTGTGCGACATGATTTATGCCGGAAAAATCCAGGATTCCAAAACAGTCAGTGCAGTTCTTGCTTATAGTAATATGATTAAATAA